A single window of Archangium gephyra DNA harbors:
- a CDS encoding tetratricopeptide repeat protein: MAETSEISGSLVPLARREAMILLEAGYLWLDMGQFDKAREVFAGAAVLMPRSEVPQLALGSLEFAQGRHDKALQAYRAAQRLAPNSALPRAHVGEALLFMGKVPEALKELKAAIDLDSDGDGGRLARALIEAKEAGALPPPAAKK; the protein is encoded by the coding sequence ATGGCGGAGACTTCGGAGATCTCGGGCAGCCTCGTGCCGCTCGCCAGGCGGGAGGCGATGATCCTCCTCGAGGCGGGGTACCTGTGGCTGGACATGGGCCAGTTCGACAAGGCGCGCGAAGTCTTCGCTGGCGCCGCGGTGCTGATGCCCAGGAGCGAGGTGCCCCAGCTGGCGCTCGGTTCGCTCGAGTTCGCCCAGGGCCGTCATGACAAGGCGCTGCAGGCCTACCGGGCCGCTCAGCGGCTCGCCCCCAACTCGGCTCTGCCTCGCGCTCACGTGGGCGAGGCCCTGCTGTTCATGGGGAAGGTGCCCGAGGCCCTCAAGGAGCTGAAGGCCGCCATTGATCTGGATTCTGACGGAGACGGGGGCCGGCTGGCCCGCGCCCTCATCGAAGCAAAAGAAGCGGGGGCCCTGCCTCCGCCCGCCGCGAAGAAGTAG
- a CDS encoding GbsR/MarR family transcriptional regulator has protein sequence MRRDGLSAEEEQFIESMGLFFERQGVPRIGGRILGLLLLAEKPLALSEVARLLRVSPASVSTNVRQLQASGLVDPASIPGDRRHYYVFNSAGWDHRLEMAVTAMDALGQLCQDALAMPGLKERHKLREAVEFCGFYRQELAGAAKRWRARFARKPGGQTTPPPPSRRQRRSATR, from the coding sequence ATGCGTCGGGACGGGTTGAGCGCCGAGGAAGAGCAGTTCATCGAGTCGATGGGCCTGTTCTTCGAGCGCCAGGGCGTGCCGCGCATCGGCGGCCGCATCCTCGGATTGCTGCTGCTGGCCGAGAAGCCACTCGCGCTGAGCGAGGTCGCCCGGCTGCTGAGGGTGAGTCCGGCCTCGGTCTCCACCAACGTGCGCCAGCTGCAGGCCAGTGGCCTGGTGGACCCCGCCAGCATCCCGGGGGATCGCCGCCACTACTACGTCTTCAACAGCGCGGGCTGGGATCACCGGCTCGAAATGGCCGTCACCGCCATGGACGCCCTGGGACAACTGTGCCAGGACGCACTCGCCATGCCCGGATTGAAGGAGCGCCACAAGCTGCGCGAGGCGGTGGAGTTCTGCGGCTTCTACCGCCAGGAGCTGGCCGGTGCGGCCAAGCGTTGGCGCGCCCGCTTCGCTCGGAAACCCGGCGGCCAGACCACCCCTCCCCCGCCCTCCCGGCGTCAGCGCCGGAGCGCTACCCGCTAA
- a CDS encoding ABC transporter ATP-binding protein, whose product MTQLTAVSGANRPIVSLTDVTKTYSLGKVQVPALRGLSLEVYPGEFISIAGPSGSGKTTALNLIGCVDTASSGVVSVDGQDTKTLSERQLTDLRLHTIGFIFQSFNLVSVLSVYQNVEFPLLLQRKLNPKERQQRVMTLLEQVGLDKHSKHRPNELSGGQRQRVAVARALVTRPKLVLADEPTANLDSVTGQNIIDLMKELNRKEGTTFIFSTHDAKVMNHANAVVRLADGKILDRITPAEAQKAMASGAEGH is encoded by the coding sequence ATGACCCAGCTCACCGCCGTCTCTGGTGCCAACCGGCCCATCGTCTCCCTCACCGACGTCACCAAGACGTACAGCCTGGGCAAGGTGCAGGTGCCCGCGCTCCGGGGCCTGTCCCTGGAGGTGTACCCCGGCGAGTTCATCTCCATCGCGGGCCCGTCCGGCAGCGGCAAGACGACGGCGCTCAACCTGATTGGCTGCGTGGATACGGCCAGCTCGGGCGTGGTGAGCGTGGACGGCCAGGACACCAAGACGCTCTCCGAGCGTCAGCTCACGGACCTGCGGCTGCACACCATCGGGTTCATCTTCCAGAGCTTCAACCTGGTGTCGGTGCTCAGCGTCTACCAGAACGTGGAGTTCCCCCTGCTGCTGCAGCGCAAGCTCAACCCCAAGGAGCGCCAGCAGCGGGTGATGACCCTGCTGGAGCAGGTGGGCCTGGACAAGCACTCCAAGCACCGCCCCAACGAGCTGTCCGGCGGCCAGCGCCAGCGCGTGGCGGTGGCGCGCGCGCTCGTCACCCGGCCCAAGCTGGTGCTGGCCGACGAGCCCACCGCCAACCTCGACTCCGTCACCGGCCAGAACATCATCGACCTGATGAAGGAGCTCAACCGCAAGGAGGGCACCACCTTCATCTTCTCCACCCACGACGCCAAGGTGATGAACCACGCGAACGCGGTGGTGCGCCTGGCGGACGGGAAGATCCTCGACCGCATCACCCCGGCCGAGGCCCAGAAGGCCATGGCCTCCGGGGCGGAGGGGCACTAG
- a CDS encoding ABC transporter permease, which translates to MGQLKLLVQVAFRNLFASWVNVIIGGIILFGTVLVVVGGAVVDSLDESMSRSIIGSVAGHLQVYSEKSKDSLALYGNMGGEADLRVIERFSDIKKVLEQHPNVKTVVPMGTNSTMLMSGNTVDLTLARLRDLYKQAAAGETPELRAQIDSLKSHVRQMIALLEKDLERRNAIAAESALDPADLLALERARTPEFWEGFEKDPLASLELLENRIAPLVTDGDMVPLRYLGTDLVNFQKTFDRMRVVDGTAVPEGQRGLLLPKFSYEEFFKLKTARRLDIIKEARDINHRKIAEDPDLQRRLKENQTQTRELLFQLDPLKTQQAIARLQKALGSNEADLEKLLVAFFTMDDANFDTRYQQFYAELVPLLNLYRLRLGDELSITSFTRTGYARSANVKVYGTYEFTGMEKSQLAGSLSLMDLITFRELYGYMTVDQKDELEKLQAASGVTDVKREDAEAALFGEDSSLVAETASGAIDEDVQLEGSSLARRQQEQLLRKYTQQDIDEGVVLHAAVMLKDPDSLEQTMVELQEASRKAGLPLKVVSWHQASDLVGQIILVAKLVLYAAVFIIFVVAVVIINNAVMMATLQRVREIGTMRAIGAQRGFVLSLVLLETTVLGLVFGAAGALLGTLAVKGLGTAGIPAFHESMYFFFSGPRLFPTLQPSNIITALVIVLGVSAFSTFYPAYLATRVSPLQAMQTDE; encoded by the coding sequence ATGGGACAGCTCAAGCTGCTGGTGCAGGTGGCCTTCCGCAACCTGTTCGCCAGCTGGGTCAACGTCATCATCGGCGGCATCATCCTCTTCGGCACCGTGCTGGTGGTGGTGGGTGGCGCGGTGGTGGACAGCCTGGACGAGTCGATGAGCCGCAGCATCATCGGCAGCGTCGCGGGCCACCTCCAGGTGTACTCGGAGAAGTCCAAGGACTCGCTCGCCCTCTACGGGAACATGGGCGGCGAGGCGGACCTGCGCGTCATCGAGCGCTTCTCCGACATCAAGAAGGTGCTGGAGCAGCACCCCAACGTGAAGACGGTGGTCCCCATGGGGACCAACTCCACCATGCTGATGTCCGGCAACACGGTGGACCTGACGCTGGCGCGTCTGAGAGACCTCTACAAGCAGGCCGCCGCGGGAGAGACACCCGAGCTGCGCGCGCAGATCGACAGCCTCAAGTCCCACGTGCGCCAGATGATCGCCCTGCTCGAGAAGGACCTGGAGCGGCGCAACGCCATCGCCGCCGAGAGCGCCCTGGATCCCGCGGACCTGCTGGCCCTCGAGCGCGCCCGCACCCCGGAGTTCTGGGAGGGTTTCGAGAAGGACCCGCTCGCCTCGCTCGAGCTGCTGGAGAACCGCATCGCCCCCCTGGTGACGGACGGCGACATGGTCCCCCTGCGCTATCTGGGCACCGACCTGGTCAACTTCCAGAAGACCTTCGACCGGATGCGCGTCGTGGACGGCACCGCCGTGCCCGAGGGCCAGCGCGGCCTGCTGCTGCCCAAGTTCTCCTACGAGGAGTTCTTCAAGCTCAAGACGGCGCGCCGGCTGGACATCATCAAGGAGGCGCGTGACATCAACCACCGGAAGATCGCCGAGGATCCCGACCTCCAGCGCCGCCTGAAGGAGAACCAGACCCAGACGCGGGAGCTCCTCTTCCAGCTGGATCCCCTCAAGACGCAGCAGGCCATCGCACGGCTGCAGAAGGCCCTCGGAAGCAACGAGGCGGACCTGGAGAAGCTGCTGGTGGCGTTCTTCACCATGGACGACGCCAACTTCGACACGCGCTACCAGCAGTTCTACGCGGAGCTGGTGCCCCTGCTGAACCTGTACCGCCTCCGGCTGGGGGACGAGCTGTCCATCACCTCCTTCACCCGCACGGGTTACGCGCGGAGCGCGAACGTGAAGGTGTACGGCACCTACGAGTTCACCGGCATGGAGAAGTCCCAGCTGGCCGGCTCGCTCAGCCTGATGGACCTCATCACCTTCCGCGAGCTGTACGGCTACATGACGGTGGACCAGAAGGACGAGCTGGAGAAGCTCCAGGCGGCCAGCGGCGTCACCGACGTGAAGCGCGAGGACGCCGAGGCGGCCCTCTTCGGCGAGGACAGTTCCCTGGTGGCGGAGACCGCCTCGGGCGCCATCGACGAGGACGTGCAGCTCGAGGGCTCATCCCTGGCCCGGCGCCAGCAGGAACAGCTCCTGCGCAAGTACACCCAGCAGGACATCGACGAGGGCGTGGTGCTCCATGCAGCGGTAATGCTGAAGGACCCGGACTCGCTGGAGCAGACCATGGTGGAGCTCCAGGAGGCGTCCAGGAAGGCCGGACTGCCGCTCAAGGTCGTCTCCTGGCACCAGGCCTCGGACCTCGTCGGGCAGATCATCCTGGTGGCCAAGCTGGTGCTCTACGCGGCCGTGTTCATCATCTTCGTGGTGGCCGTGGTCATCATCAACAACGCGGTGATGATGGCCACGCTGCAGCGGGTGCGGGAGATCGGCACCATGCGGGCCATCGGGGCGCAGCGCGGCTTCGTCCTGAGCCTGGTGCTGCTGGAGACCACCGTGCTGGGCCTGGTGTTCGGCGCGGCCGGTGCGCTGCTGGGCACCCTGGCCGTGAAGGGGCTCGGGACCGCGGGCATCCCCGCGTTCCACGAGTCGATGTACTTCTTCTTCTCCGGCCCTCGCCTCTTCCCCACCCTGCAGCCCTCCAACATCATCACCGCCCTGGTCATCGTGCTCGGGGTGTCCGCCTTCTCCACCTTCTACCCGGCGTACCTCGCCACCCGGGTCTCGCCCCTCCAGGCGATGCAGACGGACGAGTGA
- a CDS encoding ABC transporter permease has translation MFQLLLIALRNLESHRRRTLLLGGAIAGVTALLVILMGLSNGIQRTTVETATTLMTGHVNVAGFYKVTAGQSAPVVTGFPSIQKQLLEEVPELDYMVQRGRGYSKVVSDTSSMDLVLGGIDIKNETGFRKALIMREGRLEDLEQPNTLLLFEEQAKKLEVKVGDTVTLSSPTMRGTSNTVDVRVAAIATNVGMLSSVFCYLPNSTLRALYQMREDATGALHLYLKDTADVPAVQARLMKRLPELGHKVLDHNPNPFFMKFESVNREAWTGQRLDITNWEDEISFITWSVKALNGLTVGLLVLLLIIISVGVMNTMWIAIRERTREIGTLRAIGMQRGWVVLMFLLEAFMLALFGTMSGALVGMAVCLGLNAAHINMPVAVQLLIMSEQLRFAVSPFAVAGSIFIITFCTTLVSLIPSFLAARMKPVTAMHHIG, from the coding sequence ATGTTCCAACTCCTGCTCATCGCCCTGCGCAACCTCGAGTCGCACCGGCGCCGCACGCTGCTGCTCGGCGGCGCCATCGCTGGCGTCACCGCCCTGCTCGTCATCCTCATGGGCCTGTCCAACGGCATCCAGCGGACGACGGTGGAGACGGCCACCACGCTCATGACGGGCCACGTCAACGTGGCCGGCTTCTACAAGGTGACCGCCGGCCAGTCCGCCCCCGTCGTCACCGGCTTCCCCTCCATCCAGAAGCAGCTCCTCGAGGAGGTGCCCGAGCTGGACTACATGGTCCAGCGCGGCCGCGGCTACTCCAAGGTGGTCAGCGACACCAGCTCCATGGACCTGGTGCTGGGCGGCATCGACATCAAGAACGAGACGGGCTTCCGCAAGGCCCTCATCATGCGCGAGGGCCGGCTGGAGGACCTGGAGCAGCCCAACACCCTGCTGCTCTTCGAGGAGCAGGCCAAGAAGCTCGAGGTGAAGGTGGGCGACACCGTCACCCTCTCCTCCCCCACCATGCGCGGCACCAGCAACACCGTGGACGTGCGCGTGGCCGCCATCGCCACCAACGTGGGCATGCTCAGCTCCGTCTTCTGCTACCTGCCCAACTCCACCCTGCGCGCCCTCTACCAGATGCGCGAGGACGCCACCGGCGCCCTCCACCTCTACCTCAAGGACACCGCGGACGTCCCCGCCGTCCAGGCCCGCCTCATGAAGCGCCTGCCCGAGCTCGGCCACAAGGTGCTCGACCACAACCCCAACCCCTTCTTCATGAAGTTCGAGTCCGTCAACCGCGAGGCCTGGACGGGCCAGCGCCTGGACATCACCAACTGGGAGGATGAGATCTCCTTCATCACCTGGTCGGTGAAGGCGCTCAACGGGCTCACCGTGGGACTGCTCGTCCTGCTGCTCATCATCATCAGCGTGGGCGTCATGAACACCATGTGGATCGCCATCCGCGAGCGCACCCGGGAGATCGGCACGCTGCGCGCCATCGGCATGCAGCGGGGCTGGGTGGTGCTGATGTTCCTGCTCGAGGCCTTCATGCTCGCGCTGTTCGGGACGATGTCCGGCGCGCTGGTGGGCATGGCCGTGTGCCTGGGCCTGAACGCCGCCCACATCAACATGCCCGTGGCCGTCCAGCTCCTCATCATGTCCGAGCAGCTGCGCTTCGCGGTGAGCCCGTTCGCCGTGGCCGGCTCCATCTTCATCATCACGTTCTGCACCACCCTCGTCTCGCTCATTCCCTCCTTCCTCGCCGCGCGGATGAAGCCCGTCACGGCGATGCACCACATCGGGTGA
- a CDS encoding outer membrane lipoprotein-sorting protein: MTLRNLFGAVLAAVLLAAPAARAADMKDPAELKKLLETLDDRQRNGGDYKSLMYIEQKEKDKTDVVREAVVYRRDAKDQLMILMTKPKGEAGKGYLRLEKNLWSYDPNTGKWERRTERERIAGTDSRRADFDESRLAEEFDAAFEGEEKLGKFTAWKLVLTAKQGVDVAYPVVHLWVDKETSNILKRQEFALSKRLMRTAYFPKWMKVFSESKKADVWFPQEMRFYDEVEKANSTVIVVKNVDLKALEENIFTKAWLESKSR, translated from the coding sequence ATGACCCTGCGCAACCTCTTCGGTGCCGTGCTCGCCGCGGTGCTCCTCGCCGCTCCCGCCGCCCGGGCCGCCGACATGAAGGACCCGGCCGAGCTCAAGAAGCTGCTGGAGACGCTCGATGACCGCCAGCGCAACGGCGGCGACTACAAGTCGCTGATGTACATCGAGCAGAAGGAGAAGGACAAAACGGACGTCGTCCGCGAGGCCGTGGTGTACCGCCGTGACGCCAAGGATCAGCTGATGATCCTCATGACCAAGCCCAAGGGCGAGGCCGGCAAGGGCTACCTGCGGCTGGAGAAGAACCTCTGGAGCTACGATCCCAACACCGGCAAGTGGGAGCGGCGCACCGAGCGCGAGCGCATCGCCGGCACCGACAGCCGCCGCGCCGACTTCGACGAGTCCCGGCTCGCCGAGGAGTTCGATGCGGCCTTCGAGGGCGAGGAGAAGCTCGGCAAGTTCACCGCCTGGAAGCTCGTCCTCACCGCCAAGCAGGGCGTGGACGTGGCCTACCCCGTGGTGCACCTGTGGGTGGACAAGGAGACGTCCAACATCCTCAAGCGCCAGGAGTTCGCCCTCTCCAAGCGCCTGATGCGCACCGCCTACTTCCCCAAGTGGATGAAGGTCTTCAGCGAGTCCAAGAAGGCCGACGTCTGGTTCCCCCAGGAGATGCGCTTCTATGACGAGGTGGAGAAGGCCAACTCCACCGTCATCGTCGTGAAGAACGTGGACCTGAAGGCCCTGGAGGAGAACATCTTCACCAAGGCCTGGCTCGAGAGCAAAAGCCGATGA
- a CDS encoding EAL domain-containing protein, whose translation MSQTVSKSCERCQSLPEKLEMEGAGRLFLWLPLGHSYGKLVRQLGDSGRQHQAMPNDRCVAVRLEGAQLSAFVADVMGALTGEESRATRALFVEGEGEPGLGDFPRVGSLPQLFTLSRSGWLVDMLAEKRITSHYQPIVNAKDTRQVYAYEALLRGLEPDGALVFPGKMLTLARDADLLFQLDLAARLSAVREAARLGLKVPIFINFTPTAIYDPAFCLRSTVAAISEVGMPPSNVVFEIIESDHTPDANHLKTLIAYYRQAGFRVALDDLGAGYSSLNLIHQLRPDIMKLDMELIRGIHQDTYKASITEKLLELAQKLGILTVAEGIETPEELRWVREHGVDFVQGYLIAKPTSPPAMVTPHYY comes from the coding sequence ATGAGCCAGACCGTGTCGAAGTCGTGTGAGCGGTGCCAGTCCCTGCCAGAGAAGCTGGAGATGGAGGGGGCGGGCCGGCTCTTCCTCTGGCTGCCGCTGGGCCACAGCTACGGCAAGCTGGTCCGGCAGCTGGGAGACTCCGGGCGCCAGCACCAGGCCATGCCCAATGATCGCTGCGTGGCGGTGCGGCTGGAGGGCGCGCAGCTGAGCGCCTTCGTGGCCGACGTCATGGGCGCGCTGACGGGCGAGGAGTCGCGGGCCACGCGCGCGCTCTTCGTCGAGGGCGAGGGCGAGCCGGGCCTGGGGGACTTCCCCCGGGTGGGCTCGCTGCCGCAGCTCTTCACCCTCAGCCGCTCGGGCTGGCTGGTGGACATGCTGGCCGAGAAGCGCATCACCAGCCACTACCAGCCCATCGTGAACGCCAAGGACACGCGCCAGGTGTACGCCTACGAGGCGCTGCTGCGCGGCCTGGAGCCGGACGGGGCTCTGGTGTTCCCCGGCAAGATGCTGACGCTGGCGCGTGACGCGGATCTGCTCTTCCAGTTGGATCTGGCGGCGCGGCTGTCCGCGGTGCGCGAGGCGGCCCGGCTGGGGCTCAAGGTGCCCATCTTCATCAACTTCACGCCCACGGCCATCTACGATCCGGCGTTCTGCCTGCGCTCCACGGTGGCGGCCATCTCCGAGGTGGGCATGCCGCCGAGCAACGTGGTCTTCGAGATCATCGAGTCGGACCACACGCCGGACGCCAACCACCTCAAGACGTTGATCGCCTACTACCGGCAGGCGGGCTTCCGGGTGGCGCTGGATGACCTGGGGGCGGGGTACTCGTCGCTGAACCTCATCCACCAGCTGCGTCCGGACATCATGAAGCTGGACATGGAGCTCATCCGGGGCATCCACCAGGACACCTACAAGGCGTCCATCACGGAGAAGCTGCTGGAGCTGGCGCAGAAGCTGGGCATCCTCACCGTGGCCGAGGGCATCGAGACGCCGGAGGAGCTGCGGTGGGTGCGCGAGCACGGGGTGGACTTCGTGCAGGGCTACCTCATCGCGAAGCCGACCAGTCCGCCCGCCATGGTCACGCCGCACTACTACTGA